The Rhopalosiphum maidis isolate BTI-1 chromosome 1, ASM367621v3, whole genome shotgun sequence genome has a segment encoding these proteins:
- the LOC113550203 gene encoding negative elongation factor D, which yields MEDDYDEYRRWDGDVDVEADDNDDILENPQETLTQCLEKFSSADYIMEPGIFSQLKRYFQVGGTPEHVIELLSKNYIGVAQMANMVAEWLILGGVAVGEVQSFVENHLKDMVLKTFDPKKADTIFSEEGETPAWLTEMIEHKIWRSLIYRLAEEYPDCLMLNFTIKLISDAGYQGEITSISTASQQIEVYSRILKNFITESIKTSSENRQNTIQECAKMVCHSQHTYVFTLVALQVLAKETNGGVNMKRFSQEITRCAQERNDVTPITMALNGAAPYDQPCAALSSMLSRNALNPADINVLHKHYSSADSPPVSLLRIPQFLELLVQALFKPGMKLNPEYKPKYIYLYAYSASVYEVTSGKKRKVINKDDLKSTIQAVDKVHSICNLNKSSTELIAEVATIYHCIRYPAVAVGLICWVESTVTEPSFFKLCTEHTPTHLALLDEVVTCHPQLHNIILKLFVSLFESKQDELEILVHLEMKKMLLDRMVNLLCCGCVVPVIKYIEQCWHRGDTDISLIRYFVTEALEAVSPPYSVEFVDLFLPIVENEEITGTMRCDGENDPVSEFIVHCKGMTI from the exons ATGGAAGACGATTATGATGAATATCGTCGTTGGGATGGTGACGTTGATGTAGag GCTGATGACAATGACGATATATTAGAAAATCCACAGGAAACTCTAACTCAATGCTTAGAGAAATTTAGTAGTGCTGACTATATTATGGAACCAGGAATATTTTCACAGCTTAAAAG gtattttcaaGTGGGTGGAACTCCTGAGCATGTTATAGAATTGTTATCAAAGAATTATATTGGTGTTGCTCAGATGGCAAATATGGTAGCTGAATGGTTGATTCTAGGAG gtgTTGCTGTTGGTGAAGTTCAATCCTTTGTTGAAAATCATCTCAAAGATATGGTACTAAAAACATTTGATCCAAAAAAAGCCGATACAATATTTAGTGAAGAGGGAGaa ACTCCAGCTTGGTTAACAGAAATGATTGAACACAAAATATGGAggtcattaatttatagattagCAGAAGAATATCCTGATTGTTTGATGCTTAACTTTACAATTAAg ctGATATCAGATGCTGGATATCAAGGTGAAATTACAAGTATATCTACAGCTTCTCAACAAATTGAAGTATATTctcgaatattaaaaaattttattactgAATCCATAAAAACATCCAGCGAAAATCgtcaaaatacaattcaagAATGTGCt aaaatggTTTGTCATAGCCAACATACTTATGTTTTTACATTAGTTGCTCTTCAAGTTTTAGCTAAAGAAACTAATGGAGGAGTAAATATGAAGAGATTTTCTCAAGAAATAACTCGCTGTGCTCAAGAAAG GAATGATGTGACTCCCATTACTATGGCATTAAATGGTGCGGCTCCGTATGACCAGCCTTGTGCAGCATTAAGTTCTATGTTATCACGAAATGCCTTAAATCCTGctgatataaatgtattacataagCATTATTCATCAGCAGATTCTCCTCCTGTCAGTTTACTAAGAATACCACAATTTCTtg AATTATTAGTCCAGGCTCTATTTAAGCCTGGAATGAAATTAAATCCAGAATACAAACCTAAGTATATATATCTTTATGCTTATTCTGCTAGTGTCTATGAAGTCACATCtggtaaaaaaagaaaagttattaataaggACGATTTAAAATCTACAATACAAGCAGTTGATAAAGTTCATAGTATTTGcaatttgaataaaagttCAACAGAATTAATTGCTGAAGTAGCAACTATTTACCATTGCATcag atATCCTGCTGTTGCTGTTGGTTTAATATGTTGGGTTGAGAGTACTGTAACAGAGCCTAGTTTCTTCAAGTTATGTACTGAACATACACCTACACATTTAGCACTCTTGGATGAAGTTGTTACATGCCATCCACAGctgcataatatcatattaaaattatttgtgtctCTTTTTGAATCTAAACAGGATGAACTGGAAATTCTAGTACat ttagAGATGAAAAAGATGTTGCTTGATCGTATGGTGAACTTGTTGTGTTGTGGTTGTGTTGTtccagtaataaaatatattgaacaatGTTGGCATAGAGGAGATACTGATATTTCTTTGATACGCTATTTTGTTACAGaa gctTTGGAGGCAGTCTCTCCTCCTTATTCAGTTGaatttgttgatttatttttaccaattgtTGAAAATGAAGAAATAACTGGTACAATGAGATGTGACGGAGAAAATGATCCTGTTTCAGAATTTATTG TGCATTGCAAGGGaatgacaatataa
- the LOC113550207 gene encoding guanine nucleotide exchange factor MSS4 homolog — MTEDNTIDVINNFNHLITEEKNKHTVYCTKCPSKILSSTMGKYLRIEFNLPHMSQKKNCEAVECELLTDYWMVPDMYIFDNIGFSKTVESGIKYLICADCEIGPIGWYDDNTKQSYVALSRVKHEENS; from the exons ATGACTGAAGACAATACAATTgatgttattaataactttaaccATCTAATTActgaagaaaaaaacaaacatactgtttattgtacaaaatgcCCGTCTAAGATTTTGTCATCTACAATGGGAAAGTATTTGAGAATCGAA TTCAATCTTCCACACATGtctcagaaaaaaaattgtgaggCCGTCGAATGCGAATTGTTGACAGATTACTGGATGGTTCcagatatgtatatttttgataatattggattttcaAAGACTGTAGAATCGGgcattaaatatcttatatgtGCTGACTGTGAAATTGGACCAATTGGATGGTATGATGACAATACTAAGCAATCTTATGTAGCCCTGTCCAGAGTCAAACATGAAGAAAATTcatga
- the LOC113560521 gene encoding calcineurin B homologous protein 1, which produces MGNRSSLLLRKEEIAQIRNETGFTANQIERLYSRFTSLDRGDLGTLSREDLLRIPELAINPLGERIVDLFHADSGNNCDRINFLQFMRGLSKFRPIRPNKPNKQNNRMEKVKFAFDMYDVDNDGMISKDELLVILHMMVGANISEEQLSIIADKTISEADIDEDGLISFDEFNKTFEKSDIEHKMSIRFLN; this is translated from the exons atgggTAACCGATCATCGTTGCTGTTGCGTAAAGAAGAAATTGCTCAAATTAGAAATGAAACTGGAT tcaCTGCAAATCAAATAGAACGTCTCTACAGTAGATTTACCAGTTTGGATAGAGGCGATTTAGGTACACTCAGTAGAGAAGATTTACTGCGCATACCAGAGTTGGCTATAAATCCTTTAGGAGAAAGAATCGTTGATTTATTTCACGCAGACTCTGGGAATAATTGTGATCGTATTAATTTCTTACAATTCATGAGAGGGCTATCTAAATTCAGACCAATTCGACCAAATAAaccaaacaaacaaaataatagaatgGAAAAAGTGAAat TTGCCTTTGATATGTATGATGTTGATAATGATGGTATGATATCAAAGGATGAGCTATTGGTTATTTTACATATGATGGTTGGTGCTAACATCAg tGAAGAACAGTTGTCTATAATTGCCGATAAGACAATTTCTGAGGCAGACATAGATGAAGACGGTTTGATTTCATTTgatgaattcaataaaacatttgaaaagtCTGATATCGAACACAAAATGtcaattagatttttaaactaa
- the LOC113560519 gene encoding protein transport protein Sec23A — protein sequence MSTYEEFIEQNEERDGVRLSWNVWPASRLEATRLVVPVGCLYQPLKERPDLPPIQYDPVLCTRNTCRAILNPLCQVDYRGKMWICNFCFQCNSFPPQYGAISDQHQPAELIPAFSTIEYSITRAKTMPPIFLFVVDTCMDDEELGALKDSLQMSLSLLPPNALVGLITFGNVVQVHELGCEGISKSYVFRGTKDLPPKQIQDILGIGKYAAPTAQAGVPQQQQQQQINIPANRFIQPVQNCDVNMSDLLNELLKDPWPVSQGMRPLRSTGMALSIAVSLLESTYPQTGARIMLFVGGACSQGPGHVVNEKLSDTIRSHDQIMKDNAPYMKKATKHYDTLAVRAATNGHTIDIYACALDQTGLMEMKQCCNTTGGHMVMGDSFNSSLFKQTFQRVLARDHENNLKMAFNATLEVKTSRELKIMGAIGPCVSLSIKNPCVSDCDLGLGGTCQWKMCSLMPNTTCAFFFEIVNQHGSPIPQGGRGCIQFITQYQHSSGHKRIRVTTLARNWADPVQNMMHVSAAFDQEASAVLMARMVVNRAETEDSPDVMRWADRTLIRLCQKFGDYQKDDPNSFRLPENFSLYPQFMYHLRRSQFLQVFNNSPDETSYYRHMLMREDVTQSLIMIQPILYSYSFNGRPEPVLLDTSSIQPDKILLMDTFFHILIFHGETIAQWRAMDYQNRPEYSNFKQLLQAPVDDAQEILKTRFPMPRYIDTEQGGSQARFLLCKVNPSQTHNNMYAYGGDGGAPVLTDDVSLQLFMEHLKKLAVSSNA from the exons ATGTCAACATACGAAGAATTTATTGAGCAAAATGAGGAGCGCGATGGTGTCCGTTTGTCGTGGAATGTTTGGCCAGCTAGTAGGCTAGAAGCTACCCGTCTTGTTGTACCAGTAGGTTGTCTTTACCAGCCATTGAAAGAAAGACCGg ATTTACCTCCAATACAGTATGATCCTGTATTATGTACACGAAATACTTGTCGAGCAATTTTAAATCCTTTATGTCAAGTGGATTATAGAGGAAAAATGTGgatatgtaatttttgttttcaatgtaATTCT tttCCTCCTCAATATGGAGCGATTTCAGATCAACACCAACCAGCTGAACTTATTCCAGCGTTTTCTACCATTGAATACTCAATAacg aGAGCTAAAACCATGccacctatatttttatttgttgtggATACTTGTATGGATGATGAAGAACTTGGTGCTCTTAAAGACTCTTTACAAATGTCTCTTAGTTTATTACCACCAAATGCTCTTGTTGGATTAATCACATTTGGGAATGTTGTTcag GTTCATGAATTGGGTTGTGAAGGTATTTCCAAGTCATATGTGTTTAGAGGTACTAAAGACTTACCACCAAAACAAATCCAAGATATATTAGGAATTGGTAAATATGCTGCTCCAACTGCACAAGCTGGTGTAcctcaacaacaacaacaacaacaaattaatataccaGCAAACCG atTTATACAACCAGTTCAAAATTGTGATGTAAATATGTCAGACTTATTAAATGAGCTTTTAAAAGATCCATGGCCTGTTTCACAAGGTATGAGACCATTAAGGAGTACAGGAATGGCATTATCAATTGCAGTTAGCTTACTGGAG TCTACTTACCCACAAACTGGTGCACGGATAATGTTGTTTGTTGGTGGAGCATGTTCCCAAGGTCCAGGTCATGTAGTAAATGAAAAGTTATCGGATACAATTCGTTCTCATGATCAAATAATGAAAGATAATGCTCCATATATGAAAAAAGCAACTAAGCATTATGATACCTTGGCAGTTCGTGCAGCAACCAATGGACATACAATTGATATCTATGCTTGTGCTTTAGATCAAACTGGTTTGATGGAAATGAAACAATGTTGTAATACAACTGg tggcCATATGGTAATGGGTGATTCATTTAATTCATCTTTATTCAAGCAAACGTTCCAAAGGGTATTGGCACGAGatcatgaaaacaatttaaaaatggcaTTTAATGCTACTTTGGAAGTAAAAACATCTAgagaattaaaaa tcatGGGTGCAATAGGTCCATGTGTATCATTAAGTATCAAGAACCCATGTGTATCTGACTGTGACTTAGGTTTAGGTGGCACATGTCAATGGAAAATGTGTAGTTTGATGCCTAACACTACATGTGCATTTTTCTTTGAGATTGTTAATCAA caTGGATCACCAATACCTCAAGGAGGACGTGGTTGTATTCAGTTTATTACTCAGTACCAACATTCCAGTGGTCATAAACGGATTAGAGTCACTACATTAGCCAGGAA ttgggCAGACCCTGTTCAAAATATGATGCATGTTAGTGCTGCATTTGATCAAGAAGCATCTGCAGTTTTAATGGCTCGTATGGTAGTGAATCGCGCAGAAACTGAAGACAGTCCGGATGTTATGCGGTGGGCTGATCGTACGCTTATACGcttg tgTCAAAAATTTGGTGATTACCAAAAAGATGATCCAAATAGTTTCCGATTACCAGAAAACTTCAGTTTATATCCACAATTCATGTATCATTTAAGAAGGTCTCAATTTCtacaagtttttaataacagcCCCGAtgaaacatcatattatag aCACATGTTGATGCGTGAAGATGTTACACAAAGTTTAATCATGATACAACCAATTCTTTATAGCTATAGTTTTAATGGTAGGCCAGAACCTGTACTATTGGATACTAGTAGTATTCAAcctgacaaaatattattaatggacACATTTTTCCATATTTTGATATTCCACGGAGAG aCTATAGCTCAATGGAGAGCAATGGATTATCAAAATAGACCAGAGTATAGTAACTTCAAACAGTTGCTTCAGGCACCTGTTGATGATGCTCAAGAAATTCTTAAAACCCGATTTCCAATGCCTCGGTATATTGACACCGAACAAGGTGGTAGTCAA gcaagatttttattatgcaaAGTTAACCCATCtcaaacacataataatatgtatgcttATGGAGGC gatGGTGGAGCACCAGTATTGACAGATGATGTAAGTTTGCAACTGTTTATGGAACATTTAAAGAAACTAGCTGTCTCATCCAATGCAtag
- the LOC113548238 gene encoding peptidyl-prolyl cis-trans isomerase FKBP8: MEDMELNLEQNNTISPNVTSKVSDFINAEQGGFMESSINSNNIQLDGEKNKEALLPQPLSEGEPNVQAYQDILGSGDLMKKIIKQGTLDERPMKGEQIVINLVGRLEDNDDIFEKEENFEITLGDCEVIQGVDLALSLMNVGEIAELKIASRFGYGEKGLSPKVLGGARLVYTVELLTVKPEILPDDLTPNERLKIGLKKKDKGNWWYARNENTMALHIYRKALQYFGGPGDTIGSDSEQNDILCERVKTLNNMAAVHMSMNSLDLALSTLDSVLAVEPRNEKAIMRKGKVLALKGQNVAAARELEKALQINPNNKTVQNILSNVKAALVKERVQERELYKKMLGHKDDNEKSPKDEKNTSTTFIISGLVAGLAVICGYCYLNNNFPFSKFNTL; encoded by the exons atggaagACATGGAATTAAATCTAGAGCAGAATAACACCATTTCACCAAACGTGACTTCCAAAGTTTCTGATTTTATAAATGCTGAACAAGGCGGTTTTATGGAATCTtctattaattctaataatatccAATTGGacggtgaaaaaaataaagaagctCTTCTCCCTCAACCATTGAGTGAAGGTGAACCAAATGTACAAGCTTATCAAGATATTTTAGGTTCTGgagatttaatgaaaaaaatcattaaacaagGAACTCTTGATGAACGGCCAATGAAAGGTGaacaaattgttataaatttagttgGTCGACTTGAAGATAATGatgatatatttgaaaaagaagaaaattttgaaatcacTCTTGGTGACTGtgag gtaattcAAGGTGTTGATTTAGCTTTAAGCTTAATGAATGTAGGTGAAATAGCTGAATTGAAAATAGCATCACGTTTTGGTTATGGTGAAAAGGGATTGAGTCCAAAGGTTCTAGGTGGAGCTAGATTAGTTTATACTGTAGAACTACTTACTGTAAAACCAGAAATACTTCCAGATGACCTTACTCCAAATGAAAGGCTTAAAATTGG gctcaaaaaaaaagataaaggAAACTGGTGGTATGCACGTAATGAAAACACTATGGCTTTACACATTTATCGAAAAGCTCTTCAATATTTTGGCGGACCAGGAGATaca ATTGGTTCAGATTCAGAACAAAATGATATTCTATGCGAACGTGTCaagacattaaataatatggctGCTGTCCACATGTCTATGAATAGTTTAGATCTAGCTTTAAGTACATTGGATAGTGTACTCGCTGTTGAACCTCGTAATGAAAAAGCAATTATGCGTAAGGGTAAGGTACTAGCATTAAAAGGACAAAATGTGGCAGCTGCTCGTGAGCTTGAAAAAGCATTGCAAATAAatccaaataataaaactgtccAGAACATTCTCAGCAATGTTAAAGCAGCATTAGTCAAAGAGAGAGTGCAAGAAagagaattatataaaaaaatgttgggaCATAAAGATGATAATGAAAAATCACCaaaagatgaaaaaaatacg AGCACGACATTTATAATCAGTGGGCTTGTTGCTGGATTAGCAGTAATTTGTGGATACTGTTACCTTAACAACAACTTTCCTTTCAGCAAATTTAAcactttatag
- the LOC113549068 gene encoding enhancer of yellow 2 transcription factor isoform X1 → MSQNETTFVDEENLHDLVSSYDIYYTLLTSQFNENVKINLNCFKSLVCRRLVECGWMDEVTMLCKEKLKNRLSKGQAVKSITEEDLFNDVAPDARRMLPDTIKRELKVKVQNKLLQTAGYFDETDSES, encoded by the exons ATGTCTCAAAACGAAACAACGTTTGTAGACGAAGAAAA ttTACATGACCTAGTTAGTTCCTACGATATATATTACACCCTACTCACTTCCCAATTcaatgaaaatgtaaaaataaacttaaattg tttCAAGTCATTAGTTTGTCGAAGATTGGTTGAATGTGGTTGGATGGATGAAGTAACCATGTTATGCAAAGAAAAGTTAAAGAACCGTTTATCTAAAGGACAAGCAGTAAAATCTATTACTGAAgaagatttatttaatgatgttGCTCCTGATGCTAGaa gaATGTTACCAGATACAATCAAAAgagaattaaaagtaaaagtacaaaataaattattacaaacagCTGGATATTTCGACGAAACAGATAGTGAATCGTAA
- the LOC113549068 gene encoding enhancer of yellow 2 transcription factor isoform X2, giving the protein MSQNETTFVDEENFKSLVCRRLVECGWMDEVTMLCKEKLKNRLSKGQAVKSITEEDLFNDVAPDARRMLPDTIKRELKVKVQNKLLQTAGYFDETDSES; this is encoded by the exons ATGTCTCAAAACGAAACAACGTTTGTAGACGAAGAAAA tttCAAGTCATTAGTTTGTCGAAGATTGGTTGAATGTGGTTGGATGGATGAAGTAACCATGTTATGCAAAGAAAAGTTAAAGAACCGTTTATCTAAAGGACAAGCAGTAAAATCTATTACTGAAgaagatttatttaatgatgttGCTCCTGATGCTAGaa gaATGTTACCAGATACAATCAAAAgagaattaaaagtaaaagtacaaaataaattattacaaacagCTGGATATTTCGACGAAACAGATAGTGAATCGTAA